A window of Oncorhynchus tshawytscha isolate Ot180627B unplaced genomic scaffold, Otsh_v2.0 Un_contig_1952_pilon_pilon, whole genome shotgun sequence genomic DNA:
CAAGTGGTTTGTTTCATTCTTCAAACACAATCAATCATCATAAATCAGATCTGCAGTCATGGTCAGTGCTGCCCTCTACTGGTATTACAAGTACAGTGGTCTTTTAGAAAAACACTCAGCATAGCAGTTTGTTGATGCACAGTGCCCCTTTGTGTTGATAACTAGTAGTGAATTGTCCTCTCCTTCCCTGTACTTCTCCTCCAGAGCAACATTAGTGGATTAGGTAGCATGCTCGGTCTCTCTTCTAATATGTTAATAACACACTACTGAAACAGCTGCTTTGTGGAAGCTAGGTGGcctgctgtacacacacacacacacacacacacactctgtgtggGTGAACTAGACCCGATGGGGTATAGTGCTGGTCTGGGGGAGTTTGatggtctactggtctggtctgatggtctactggtctggtctggtggtctactggtctggtctggtggtctactggtctggtctggtggagTCTGATAGGCTACTGGTCTGGTGGAGTTTCatggtctactggtctggtctggtggtctaCTGGCCTGGTCTGGTGATCTACTGGTCTGGTGGAGTTTAATGggctactggtctggtctgagtttgaagtctggtctggtctactggtctggtctggtggagtctgatggtctactggtctggtctggatggtctactggtctggtctggtggtctactggtctggtctggtggtctactggtctggtctggtggtctactggtctggtctggtggagTCTGATGGTCTACTGGTCTGGTGGAGTTTGATGGTCTACTGGTCTAGTCTGGTGGGGTCTGatggtctactggtctggtctggtggagtctgatggtctactggtctggtctggtggtctactggtctggtctggtggtctactggtctggtctggtggagtttggtctggtctggtctggtctggatggtctactggtctggtctggtggtctactggtctggtctggtggagtttaatggtctggtctggtggtctactggtctggtctggtggagtctaatggtctggtctggtggtctactggtctggtctggtggtctgggAGTTTAATGGTCTGGTCTGatggtctactggtctggtctggtggagTTTAATGGTCTGGTCTGatggtctactggtctggtctgtctggtggcAGTTAATGGTCTGGTCTGatggtctactggtctggtctgatggtctactggtctggtctggtggtctactggtctggtctggtggtggtctggtctggtggtctactggtctggtctggtggtctactggtctggtctggtggtctactgcagtctgggatctgggatcAGGTTACAGCCATCTGATCTACACTGAGCCACAGAGCAAACAAACAACATgatgcaaacaaacacacatgacacacacacacacacacacacacacacacttattttctttatttaaataggcaagtcagttaagaacaaattcttatttacaatgactgcctgccaaaccctaacccggacgacgctgggccaattgtgcgccgccctatgggactcccaatcacggccagttgtgatacagcctggaatccaaccaggatctgtagtgacgcctctagcactgagtgccttagaccgctgcaccacccgGGAGCCCACGATgtacccactctaacacacacagcacGTACACCACGatagacacacactaacacacacacagcacttacACCACGATGGACACATTGTAACACACACAGCACGTACACCACAATagacacaccccaacacacacacagcacgtaCACCACAATAGacacaccctaacacacacacagcacgtaGTGAtagacacactccaacacacacacagcagtacacCACGatagacacactaacacacacacagcacgtaCACCACGatagacacactaacacacacacagcacttacACCACGAtagacacactgtaacacacacagcaCGTACACCATGAtagacacactctaacacacacacagcacgtaCACCATGAtagacactctaacacacacagcacGTACACCACGAtagacacactctaacacacacagcacGTACACCACAATAGacacaccctaacacacacacagcacgtaCACCATGatagacacactaacacacacacaacacgtacACCATGatagacacacactaacacacacacaacacgtacACCAcgatagacacactcacacacacacagcacgtaCACCATGAtggacacactaacacacacacagcacgtaCACCATGAtagacacactctaacacacacacaacacgtacACCATGAtagacacactgtaacacacacacacgtacaccatgatggacacactctaacacacacacagcacttacACCATGATGGacacattctaacacacacaGCACGTACACCATGATagacacactctaaacacacacagcacGTACACCACGAtagacacactctaacacacacacagcacgtaCACCATGAtaaacacactctaacacacacacagcacgtaCACCATGAtggacacactgtaacacacacagagaaattaaaaacagaaatatatattttacataggtattcagacccctgaatcaatactttgtagaagcacttttggcagcgattacagatgtgagtctttctgggtaaatctctaagagctttaaaCACCTGGATTGTGTTACTGTATAGTCCCCTCCCCTCACCACTGTTTCCTACATTGTATTCTGGATACTGTGCTGCCATCTATTGGTGCATTAGGAGAATTGACGAGGGTTCAGATTACAGATTGTATTTGCTTCCATCTACTGTATAAAGGTGAGAAACAACTAGTGGGTATAGGATTTAACTTACccatccctcgctccctcccttcctcaggGTCCAGTCTCAACCTGAAACACTATGCCACTAAgaagaccagagcagagagaatgTTAGACATGGCCTTACtcatatgtctctctccctctctctctctctctctctctctctctctctctctctctctctgtctctctctgtctctctctctctctctgtctctctctgtctctctctgtctctctctctctctctgtctctctctctctctctctctctctctctgtctctctctgtctgtcctctctctctctgtctctctctctctctctctctctgtctctctctctctgtctctccctctctgtctctctctctctctctccctctccctctccccctctcccccctctccccctcctctcccctccctccctctctctctctctctcagggtggtAACACCAGTCTGAATATGAACCACTATGCCACTAAGAAGACAGTGGCAGGGAGCATGTTAGACGTGGCCCTGCTGATGGCCAACGCTGCCCAGCTGAAGGCCGTCCTGGAGCAGGGGCCAGACTTCAGGTATTCTGATTACATTTGATCATTTAAAACACAAGTGGATATTTGTGTGTGTAAGATTCCTGACTCACGGTATTTCCATTGTAGTCGTCTGGTTTTGGCCACCAGGCAGGATGAGTCTAAGAGATGATACGTCGTTACAGGTACTACGTCACCGTCCTGGTCCTCATCGGGTCGTCGCTGCTCTTCCAGGTCCTGGCTGGGGTGCTGTTTGTCGCCATGGGTGAGTCTGGAATTGTCAAGTGTCATTATAGTAAAAAAGCCTGTAAGAGGTCCATGCGAGGGGCAACAGAAGCACACAGTCCATTTCACAATTTCAACCAATGTGTTGTAAACTGTTCATTACTGACCTTTAAACAATCATCTTAGTCCCTAAAGTTATAAACCGCTTGTAGCATCAGTGGAGTGTATTTATGTATACCAAGGGAAGACAGGCTTCCCCAAATATTTGACCAACAGGCTTCCCCAAATATTTGACCAACAGGCTTCCCCAAATATTTGACCAACAGGCTTCCCCAAATATTTGACCAACAGGCTTCCCCAAATATTTGACCAACAGGCTTCCCCAAATATTTGACCAACAGGCTTCCCCAAATATTTGACCAACAGGCTTCCCCAAATATTTGACCAACAGGCTTCCCCAAATATTTGACCAACAGGCTTCCCCAAATATTTGACCAACAGGCTTCCCCAAATATTTGACCAACAGGCTTCCCCAAATATTCGACCAACAGGCTTCCCCAAATATTCGACCAACAGGCTTCCCCAAATATTCGACCAACAGGCTTCCCCAAATATTGACCTGTGTTTTCATACTTCTCCGTCAATTCTCAAGTGTCTGAATCTCGGCAGAGAAATGATCCGATGgagggaaacagcgcccctctgtctcagtgtgtgtagccatgtatctgatgctgtctggaactAAACACTATAACATGTTGCCACTGTAGCGTTTCATTGATTGATGCCATCAACCGTTTCTCCTccattgataaaaaaaaaaaagaaataatttGCCAATCAGCGTTTTATTTCtgatttatttatccgttattttaccaggtaagttgactgagaacacgttctcatttacagcaacgacctgtggaatagttacaggggagaggagggggatgaatgagccaattgtaaactggggattattaggtgactgtgatggtttaagggccagattgggaatttagccaggacaccagggttaacacccctactcttacgataagtgccatgggatctttaatgacctcagcgTTGAGATGAGCTAAACAATGTATTGTCCTGGCGCAGCAAAACTCCCCCCACGGGAggacagtttggatttggcttcacaccaatcaaatcacatccTATGCAAAATGTCATCATTGTCAGAAAAACGTGTCTGTTTCtggtctgtttgtgttgatgtcctgcactGGCCAGTTGCTAAATCATCCCTTTCCTAAACCatagatggagatggggatttggacttCTGGTTTTGACTTAATTTtctgtacaggccaatgattatgaTTGCAATTCTGATCAAACCATAAATGCATATatccggaccccaggaagagtagcttctgccacTGGCTGGAGAcgattgaagttcaatatgtTGCCTAGATGTAGTCTAGTAGAAtcacgttaactagctaacttagctggttcataactagctagctaacttagctggttcataactagctagctaacttagctggttcATAACTAGCCCATGTGAGGAAGTTAGGCTGGCAAGCATTTTAGCTAGTTAGCCTGtgaaaactaaaactaaaaaaGTGTACAGAGCCATGGACCGTTTagccaacatgaaagagaggaggaaggcatAGGTATTCAACTAGTCCACAAGTAGggtcaaaaaataaatcattacTTGCATACGTATgcaagggcacacacacacacgcacgcgcacgcacacacacacacacgcgcaagcgcgcacacacacacacacgcacacgcacacacacacacacgtatcagtaaccatggacagccacatgatatttagctACATTGActggactaaatcgtttttggtatctttcagtttgtgtattaaactaagcatatattgttgttgttgatttgatgatgtttaaatgtttaagttgAAATGTAGCTGGAATAGCAGAGGCAGGGCtccagttgtctgtagctgactggaggtaactctgtagttctaaatcagttgtctgtagctgactggaggtaactctgtagttctaaatcagttgtctgtagctgactggatgtaactctgtagttctaaatcagttgtctgtagctgactggaggtaactctgtagttctaaatcagttgtctgtagctgactggaggtaactctgtagttctaaatcagttgtctgtagctgactggaggtaactctgtagttctaaaccagttgtctgtagctgactggaggtaactctgtagttctaaaccagttgtctgtagctgactggatgtaactctgtagttctaaatcagttgtctgtagctgactggatgtaactctgtagttctaaatcagttgtctgtagctgactggaggtaactctgtagttctaaatcagttgtctgtagctgactggaggtaactctgtagttctaaatcagttgtctgtagctgactggaggtaactctgtagttctaaatcagttgtctgtagctgactggatgtaactctgtagttctaaatcagttgtctgtagctgactggaggtaactctgtagttctaaatcagttgtctgtagctgactggaggtaactctgtagttctaaaccagttgtctgtagctgactggaggtaactctgtagttctaaatcagttgtctgtagctgactggaggtaactctgtagttctaaatcagttgtctgtagctgactggaggtaactctgtagttctaaatcagttgtctgtagctgactggaggtaactctgtagttctaaatcagttgtctgtagctgactggaggtaactctgtagttctaaatcagttgtctgtagctgactggaggtaactgtagttctaaaccagttgtctgtagctgactggaggtaactgtagttctaaaccagttgtctgtagctgactggaggtaactgtagttctaaatcagttgtctgtagctgactggaggtaactctgtagttctaaatcagttgtctgtagctgactggaggtaactgtagttctaaaccagttgtctgtagctgactggaggtaactgtagttctaaatcagttgtctgtagctgactggaggtaactctgtagttctaaatcagttgtctgtagctgactggaggtaactctgtagttctaaaccagttgtctgtagctgactggaggtaactctgtagttctaaaccagttgtctgtagctgactggatgtaactctgtagttctaaatcagttgtctgtagctgactggatgtaactctgtagttctaaatcagttgtctgtagctgactggaggtaactctgtagttctaaatcagttgtctgtagctgactggatgtaactctgtagttctaaatcggttgtctgtagctgactggaggtaactctgtagttctaaatcagttgtctgtagctgactggaggtaactctgtagttctaaaccagttgtctgtagctgactggaggtaactctgtagttctaaatcagttgtctgtagctgactggatgtaactctgtagttctaaatcggttgtctgtagctgactggaggtaactctgtagttctaaatcagttgtctgtagctgactggaggtaactctgtagttctaaaccagttgtctgtagctgactggaggtaactctgtagttctaaaccagttgtctgtagctgactggaggtaactctgtagttctaaaccagttgtctgtagctgactggatgtaactctgtagttctaaatcagttgtctgtagctgactggatgtaactctgtagttctaaatcagttgtctgtagctgactggaggtaactctgtagttctaaatcagttgtctgtagctgactggaggtaactctgtagttctaaatcagttgtctgtagctgactggaggtaactctgtagttctaaatcagttgtctgtagctgactggaggtaactctgtagttctaaatcagttgtctgtagctgactggatgtaactctgtagttctaaatcggttgtctgtagctgactggaggtaactctgtagttctaaatcggttgtctgtagctgactggaggtaactctgtagttctaaaccagttgtctgtagctgactggaggtaactctgtagttctaaatcagttgtctgtagctgactggaggtaactctgtagttctaaaccagttgtctgtagctgactggaggtaactctgtagttctaaaccagttgtctgtagctgactggaggtaactctgtagttctaaaccagttgtctgtagctgactggaggtaactctgtagttctaaatcagttgtctgtagctgactggaggtaactctgtagttctaaatcagttgtctgtagctgactggaggtaactctgtagttctaaatcagttgtctgtagctgactggaggtaactgtagttctaaaccagttgtctgtagctgactggaggtaactgtagttctaaaccagttgtctgtagctgactggaggtaactgtagttctaaatcagttgtctgtagctgactggaggtaactctgtagttctaaatcagttgtctgtagctgactggaggt
This region includes:
- the ninj2 gene encoding ninjurin-2 isoform X1, encoding MMSTTRGRAERQGGNTSLNMNHYATKKTVAGSMLDVALLMANAAQLKAVLEQGPDFRYYVTVLVLIGSSLLFQVLAGVLFVAMARKDLNNVANQRKLDIMNNVATGLIFITAIINIFITAFGVQKTGLYPKT
- the ninj2 gene encoding ninjurin-2 isoform X2 translates to MNHYATKKTVAGSMLDVALLMANAAQLKAVLEQGPDFRYYVTVLVLIGSSLLFQVLAGVLFVAMARKDLNNVANQRKLDIMNNVATGLIFITAIINIFITAFGVQKTGLYPKT